The sequence CGCGCCTGACGCTGGGCTACCGGGAGGCGGCCGCGGTGACCGACTCGGTGCTCGCGGCGCGCGGCACGACCGTGCACGGGCACGAGTTCCACCGCACGGTCGCGACCCCGGCGGCGGGCGGCTCGACCGGCGGCGACGCGCGTCGCGGTGCGGCCCCGGCGTGGCGCTGGCGGGACGCGAGCGGTGTCGAGGTCGCCGAGGGCTTCGTCCGTGGCGCGATCCACGCGTCGTACCTGCACACCCACTGGGCCGGGGTCCCCGGCGCCGCGCACCGCTTCGTCGCCGCCGCCCGCGCGGCCCACCAGACCGAGGCGTTCCGTGCCGCGGGCTGAGCGTCGGCGCGGGGTGGGCCCGGGCGGTGTCGCGGCGGCGATCGTCGCCGGCGCCGTCGCGGACCTCGTCTTCGCCGACCCGGGCCGGTTCCACCCCGTAGCCGGCTATGGCCGGGCCGCGGCCGTGGTCGAGCGGCGCCTCTACGCCGACTCCCGCGCTGCCGGCGCCGGGTTCGTCGCGGTGGCCGTCGGCGGCCCGATGCTCGCCGCCGCCGCGCTGGACCGCCTCGTCCCATCGCGCGCCCGCCCGGTGCTGCTGGCGGCGGCACTGTGGGCCGCGCTCGGCGGGACGTCGCTGCGCCGCGAGGGGGCGGTCATGGCCCGGCTGCTGACCTCCGGTGACCTCCCGGCCAGCCGGGACCGGCTCGGGCACCTGTGCGGGCGCGACCCGAGCGGGCTGGACGAGCCGGAGCTCGCCCGGGCGGCGATCGAGTCGGTCGCGGAGAACACCGCCGACGCGGTGCTCGGCCCGCTGCTGTGGGGGGCGGCGCTCGGCCTGCCCGGCGTCGTCGGCTACCGCGCCGTGAACACCCTCGACGCGATGGTGGGCTACCGGTCGCCGCGCTACCTGCGGTTCGGCTGGGCCGCGGCCCGCCTGGACGACGTCGCGAACCTCGTGCCCGCGCGGCTGTGCGCGGCCCTGACGGCGCTGGTCGCGCCCGTCGTCGGCGGCTCGCCCAGGCAGGCCTGGCGGACGTGGTGGCGCGACGGCGACAACCATCCGAGCCCGAACGCGGGCCAGTGCGAGGCCGCGTTCGCCGGCGCGCTGGGCATCACGCTCGGCGGCACCAACATCTACGACGGCGAGGTCGAGGCCCGCGGCCGCCTCGGCGACGGCGGTCCGGCGGCCGGCGCCGACGTGGCCCGTTCGGCGGACCTCTCCGGTGCGGTGGGCGCCGCCGCCGTCGTCCTCGCCGCGCTCGCGGGCGCGGTCCGGGTGACGGCGCGCCGGGGCGGGTCGTGAGCGGCGCGCTGCTCGTCGCCGGGACCACCTCGGACGCGGGCAAGTCCGTCCTGACCGCGGGCATCTGCCGCTGGCTGGCCCGCCAGGGCGTCCGGGTCGCGCCGTTCAAGGCGCAGAACATGTCGCTGAACTCGTGGGTGACCGCCGACGGCGCCGAGATCGGCCGCGCCCAGGTGATGCAGGCCGCCGCGGCCGGCGTCGAGCCGGAGGGCGCGATGAACCCGGTGCTGCTCAAGCCGGGGGCCGGGCACCGCAGCCAGGTCGTGCTGCGCGGCCGGCCGGTGGCCGAGGCGGGCGCGCTCGACTACCGGGCCCTGAAGGGCCGGCTGTTCACCGAGGTGCTCGCGAGCCTGGCCGACCTGCGCTCCCGGTTCGACGTCGTCATCTGCGAGGGCGCCGGCAGCCCGGCGGAGATCAACCTGCGGGCCGACGACATCGCGAACATGGGCCTGGCCAGGGCCGCGCGGCTGCCGACGCTGGTCGTCGGCGACATCGACCGCGGCGGGGTGTTCGCCGCCATGTTCGGGACGCTGGCCCTGCTGGAGCCGGCCGACCAGGCGCTGGTCGCGGGGTTCGTCGTCAACAAGTTCCGCGGCGAGCGGGCCCTGCTGGAGCCGGGCCTGGGCATGCTGTCGGGCCTGACCGGCCGTCCCGTGCTCGGGGTGCTTCCCTGGCGAGACGGGCTCGGCCTGGACGTGGAGGACTCGCTCGGCCTGCCGGGGCCGGGCGAGACGAGGGGCGACCTCGACGGGACGCTGCGGGTGGCGGCGGTCCGGCTGCCGTTCCTGAGCAACTTCACCGACCTGGACGCGCTGGCGGCCGAGCCCGGCGTCGCGGTCCGGTACGTCGACCGGCCGGAGGACCTCGACGCCGCCGACCTCGTCGTGCTGCCCGGCACCCGCTCGACCGTCGCCGACCTGGCCTGGCTGCGCGGGCGTCGGCTCGACGGCCCGCTCGCCCGCCGGGCCGCGACCGGCCGGCCAGTGCTCGGCGTCTGCGGCGGCTACCAGATGCTCGCCGAGACGATCGTGGACGAGGTGGAGAGCGGCGCCGGCCGCGTCGACGGCCTCGGGCTGCTGCCGGTGACGATCCGCTTCGCCGCGGCCAAGACGCTCGGCCGGCCGGACGGCGTCGCCTACGGCCAGCCCGTGCGTGGCTACGAGATCCACCACGGCGTGGCGTCGGTGCACGGCGGCGAGCCGTTCCTCGACGGCTGCCGGGCCGGCGCGGTCTGGGGCACCACCTGGCACGGCGCCTTCGAGAACGACGGCTTCCGCCGGGCGTTCCTCGCCGACGTCGCGGCCCGGGTGGGTTCACCGTGGCAGCCGCGCGGGGAGGTCTCGTTCGCGGCGGTCCGCGAACGGCGCCTCGACGTGCTCGGCGATCTGGTCGCGGAGCACCTCGACACCGACGCGCTGCTGCGGCTGCTCGCCGACGGCCCACCGGCCGGCCTGCCGTTCATCCCGCCCGGAGCCCCAACGGGCGCCGCCGGGCCGGCCCTCGCCGGTGGGGCTCCAGCCCCGCCTGTTACGGCCGGGCTGCCGGAAGCCGGCCACCTGCGTAGTTCTGTTCCAGACCTGGGGAGCCGACCGTGATCCTGCTGCTGTCGACGTCGGACACCGACCTGTCCTGCGCCCGTGCCTGCGGGGAGGACTACCGGCTGGGCAACCCGGCCCGCCTCGACGTCGCCGACCTGCCGGGGCTGCTCGACGGCGTCGACGTCGTCGTGCTGCGCCTGCTCGGCGGCCGGCGGGCCTGGCCCGAGGGCGTCGACGCGCTGCTGGCCCGGGGCCTGCCGGTTGTGGTTCTCAGCGGCGAGCTGATCCCCGACGCCGAGCTGATGGAGCTGTCCTCGGTGCCCGCCGGGGTGTCCGCGCAGGCGCACGCCTACCTCGCCCACGGCGGCCCGGACAACCTGCGCCAGCTGGCCCGGTTCCTGTCCGACGCGCTGCTGCTCACCGGCCTCGGGTTCGACCCGCCGGTGCCGACCCCCGCCTGGGGGCTGCGTCCCCGCCCGGACACGGCGGCGCCGGACGAGCGCCCGACCGTCGCGATCCTGTACTACCGGGCGCACGAGCTGGCCGGGAACACCGCGTTCGTCGACGCGCTGGCCGACGCCGTCGACGCTGCCGGCGGCCGGGCGGTCCCGGTCTTCTGCGCGTCCCTGCGCACCGC is a genomic window of Pseudofrankia inefficax containing:
- a CDS encoding cobyric acid synthase; its protein translation is MSGALLVAGTTSDAGKSVLTAGICRWLARQGVRVAPFKAQNMSLNSWVTADGAEIGRAQVMQAAAAGVEPEGAMNPVLLKPGAGHRSQVVLRGRPVAEAGALDYRALKGRLFTEVLASLADLRSRFDVVICEGAGSPAEINLRADDIANMGLARAARLPTLVVGDIDRGGVFAAMFGTLALLEPADQALVAGFVVNKFRGERALLEPGLGMLSGLTGRPVLGVLPWRDGLGLDVEDSLGLPGPGETRGDLDGTLRVAAVRLPFLSNFTDLDALAAEPGVAVRYVDRPEDLDAADLVVLPGTRSTVADLAWLRGRRLDGPLARRAATGRPVLGVCGGYQMLAETIVDEVESGAGRVDGLGLLPVTIRFAAAKTLGRPDGVAYGQPVRGYEIHHGVASVHGGEPFLDGCRAGAVWGTTWHGAFENDGFRRAFLADVAARVGSPWQPRGEVSFAAVRERRLDVLGDLVAEHLDTDALLRLLADGPPAGLPFIPPGAPTGAAGPALAGGAPAPPVTAGLPEAGHLRSSVPDLGSRP
- a CDS encoding cobalamin biosynthesis protein — protein: MPRAERRRGVGPGGVAAAIVAGAVADLVFADPGRFHPVAGYGRAAAVVERRLYADSRAAGAGFVAVAVGGPMLAAAALDRLVPSRARPVLLAAALWAALGGTSLRREGAVMARLLTSGDLPASRDRLGHLCGRDPSGLDEPELARAAIESVAENTADAVLGPLLWGAALGLPGVVGYRAVNTLDAMVGYRSPRYLRFGWAAARLDDVANLVPARLCAALTALVAPVVGGSPRQAWRTWWRDGDNHPSPNAGQCEAAFAGALGITLGGTNIYDGEVEARGRLGDGGPAAGADVARSADLSGAVGAAAVVLAALAGAVRVTARRGGS